A stretch of the Musa acuminata AAA Group cultivar baxijiao chromosome BXJ2-7, Cavendish_Baxijiao_AAA, whole genome shotgun sequence genome encodes the following:
- the LOC103974633 gene encoding chlorophyll a-b binding protein CP24 10A, chloroplastic gives MVMASTSAAVLQGISTPFLSGSRAARNLLNATAGSRASSAAAGSPRRLLVVAAAAPKKSWIPAVKGGGNFIDPEWLDGSLPGDYGFDPLGLGKDPAFLRWYREAELIHGRWAMAAVVGIFVGQAWSGVPWFEAGADPGAIAPFSFGSLLGTQLLLMGWVESKRWVDFFNPESQSVEWATPWSRTAENFANATGDQGYPGGKFFDPLGFAGTLQDGVYVPDVEKLERLKLAEIKHARIAMLAMLIFYFEAGQGKTPLGALGL, from the exons ATGGTCATGGCCTCCACCTCTGCTGCAGTGCTCCAAGGCATCTCCACCCCTTTCCTCTCGGGCTCCAGGGCCGCCCGGAATCTTCTGAACGCCACCGCCGGCAGCAGGGCTTCCTCAGCAGCAGCAGGTTCTCCGAGGAGGCTCcttgtcgtcgccgccgccgccccgaAGAAGTCCTGGATCCCGGCGGTCAAGGGCGGTGGCAACTTCATCGACCCGGAATGGCTTGATGGCTC GCTCCCGGGTGACTACGGGTTCGACCCGCTTGGCCTTGGCAAGGATCCGGCCTTCCTGAGGTGGTACCGGGAAGCTGAGCTGATCCACGGCCGCTGGGCGATGGCGGCGGTGGTCGGCATCTTCGTCGGCCAGGCGTGGAGCGGCGTGCCCTGGTTCGAAGCCGGCGCCGACCCCGGCGCCATCGCGCCCTTCTCCTTCGGCTCGCTCCTCGGCACCCAACTCCTCCTCATGGGGTGGGTGGAGTCGAAGCGCTGGGTCGACTTCTTCAACCCGGAGTCGCAGTCCGTCGAGTGGGCCACCCCGTGGTCCCGCACCGCCGAGAACTTCGCCAACGCCACCGGCGACCAGGGTTACCCGGGCGGCAAGTTCTTCGACCCCCTGGGCTTCGCCGGCACCTTGCAGGACGGCGTGTATGTGCCGGATGTGGAGAAGCTGGAGCGGCTGAAGTTGGCGGAGATCAAGCATGCCAGGATCGCCATGCTGGCCATGCTCATCTTCTACTTCGAGGCCGGCCAGGGCAAGACTCCACTTGGAGCGCTGGGCTTGTAA